In Ipomoea triloba cultivar NCNSP0323 chromosome 7, ASM357664v1, a single genomic region encodes these proteins:
- the LOC116026020 gene encoding methyl-CpG-binding domain-containing protein 7-like: MESSNSSTALTPPNSMQTPPTHFRRRHSHPRGGGDYSTDSPLLAAAAPPSSAAITPFSPAGSGRFMLPAGWGIQEVPRSTASNVDRYYFEPGTGRKFRSLREVERHLNGGEYTPSSGAFTSTTRLSRKMVVSGGKLLSVDEGDLNTEHWALVLSSANNTATSRYQLPDGWVVEEVTRRDGSSVDKYYYEPGTGQKFRSILAVEKHLAEFGEHHHIPLSESQQLLNQNRLLSNKFKPNQQHCSKNSAASKRNMSGEVKRASFVAPPSKIKWVLASPRGNAWNPFLDETPIPDSVKQQWINRFMLFVNNEAAGRMKHETQFGRG, translated from the exons ATGGAGAGCAGCAACTCTTCCACCGCCCTCACACCGCCAAACTCAATGCAAACCCCACCGACTCACTTCCGCCGCCGACACTCCCACCCCAGAGGCGGCGGTGACTACTCCACCGACTCCCCTCTCCTGGCAGCTGCAGCACCACCCTCCTCCGCTGCTATCACTCCCTTTTCCCCTGCAGGCTCCGGCCGGTTCATGCTCCCCGCCGGTTGGGGTATCCAAGAAGTCCCTCGTTCAACCGCCTCCAATGTCGACCGG TATTACTTTGAGCCTGGGACTGGAAGAAAGTTCAGATCTTTAAGAGAAGTTGAGAGGCACCTTAATGGAGGAGAATACACTCCTAGCTCCGGGGCATTCACT AGTACTACTCGTTTGTCAAGGAAGATGGTGGTTTCTGGTGGGAAG CTGTTGAGTGTGGATGAAGGGGATTTGAATACGGAGCATTGGGCACTTGTGCTGTCTTCTGCAAATAATACAGCCACCTCAAGGTATCAGCTTCCTGATGGTTGGGTTGTGGAGGAGGTAACCCGTAGAGATGGAAGCTCGGTTGATAAG TATTACTATGAACCAGGAACGGGCCAGAAATTTCGATCCATCCTAGCCGTTGAGAAACATTTGGCAGAATTTGGAGAGCATCATCATATCCCATTGTCTGAATCCCAACAATTGTTGAATCAGAACAGACTTCTGTCCAACAAGTTCAAACCAAACCAACAACATTGTTCAAAG AACTCTGCTGCATCAAAGAGAAACATGTCTGGAGAAGTAAAGCGGGCTTCTTTCGTCGCCCCTCCATCGAAAATCAAATGGGTTCTTGCTAGTCCCAGAGGCAATGCATGGAACCCATTTCTGGATGAAACACCAATCCCAGATTCTGTTAAGCAACAATGGATCAACAGATTCATGTTGTTCGTGAACAACGAGGCTGCCGGCCGCATGAAACATGAAACTCAGTTTGGCAGAG GATGA
- the LOC116026021 gene encoding uncharacterized protein LOC116026021 yields the protein MYRKRRKIVIVFLGFCTFWCKFKGLGRTRMEAERWMELHMAKKWRDKEISPERTKVWRKPEAERRVAVVYYLSLNGKLQHPHFMELRLSSPRGLFLRDVLDRLNSLRGEGMASLYSWSAKRKYKNGFVWQDLEENDFIYPAHGHEYILKGSELMMTHSSSQETPAFTAAGEDREFPPPPPRPNDVQTIDKESGRSGSSGQSSGEISTPAAGSSPETLAALIKADRRRVILTDEARKAAAYYDPSARPRTASVVMQILSCGSVAAREHAPPCKAKTHGFSLISHQKMTTMLPCGTRRNNPPDVAESAAMELPLIASVYNL from the exons ATGTATAGGAAAAGAAGGAAGATCGTCATAGTGTTTCTGGGTTTTTGCACATTTTGGTGTAAGTTTAAAGGTTTGGGAAGAACAAGAATGGAGGCGGAGAGGTGGATGGAGCTCCATATGGCGAAGAAATGGAGAGATAAAGAGATCAGCCCGGAGCGAACCAAAGTGTGGAGAAAGCCGGAGGCGGAGCGCAGAGTCGCCGTGGTCTACTACCTCTCTTTAAACGGAAAACTTCAACATCCCCATTTCATGGAACTCCGTCTTTCATCCCCTCGAGGTCTCTTTCTCAGAG ATGTGCTtgaccgcttgaattccctccgaGGAGAAGGCATGGCTTCTCTGTATTCTTGGTCTGCGAAAAg gaAGTATAAGAACGGTTTTGTATGGCAAGATTTGGAGGAGAATGATTTTATATACCCAGCACACGGGCATGAGTATATTCTCAAGGGATCAGAGCTCATGATGACCCATTCATCATCTCAAGAAACGCCGGCATTCACAGCCGCCGGTGAAGATCGTGAGTTTCCGCCACCGCCGCCGAGGCCTAACGACGTGCAAACCATTGATAAGGAATCGGGTCGGAGTGGGAGTTCAGGGCAGAGCAGCGGCGAGATTTCAACGCCGGCGGCCGGTTCAAGCCCGGAAACACTGGCGGCGTTGATAAAGGCCGACCGGAGGAGGGTCATCTTAACGGACGAAGCTCGAAAGGCGGCTGCATATTATGATCCCTCTGCAAGGCCCAGAACCGCATCGGTTGTGATGCAAATCCTGTCGTGTGGCTCGGTCGCAGCCCGGGAACACGCGCCGCCGTGCAAGGCAAAGACCCATGgattctctctcatctctcatcAGAAAATGACAACGATGCTGCCATGCGGAACACGCCGGAATAATCCACCGGATGTTGCAGAGAGTGCTGCCATGGAGCTTCCATTGATTGCTAGTGTTTACAATCTCTAA
- the LOC116024171 gene encoding uncharacterized protein LOC116024171, giving the protein MAVSRGWSVRQLDIHNAFLNGTLAETLYLLVYVDDILVMGSDLDRVSALVAKMAQKFNRYMKDVFKRAAMVDCKPVATPVSLTRVEASIFPYADPTQYRSLAGALHYLTVTRPDLSYAMNLLCQRMHAPSTYDWCLLKWVLRYVNGILHFGLHIWRSVSLDIHAFSDSDWASDPVDRKSTSDFAVYLGDNLVS; this is encoded by the exons ATGGCGGTTTCTCGTGGTTGGTCTGTTCGGCAGTTGGACATCCACAATGCGTTTCTAAATGGCACTCTAGCTGAAACG CTTTACTTGTTGGTCTATGTCGATGACATCCTGGTCATGGGCTCTGATTTGGATCGGGTGTCTGCTTTGGTTGCTAAGATGGCTCAAAAGTTTAAT CGGTACATGAAGGATGTTTTCAAACGTGCTGCCATGGTGGATTGTAAGCCTGTGGCGACGCCGGTCTCGTTGACTCGAGTGGAAGCCTCCATTTTTCCATATGCAGATCCCACTCAGTATCGGAGTTTGGCAGGTGCTCTTCATTATCTTACGGTTACTCGCCCGGACTTGTCTTATGCAATGAATTTACTTTGTCAGCGAATGCATGCTCCGTCTACGTATGATTGGTGTTTGCTGAAGTGGGTTTTGCGATATGTTAATGGCATTCTGCATTTTGGACTTCATATATGGCGGTCTGTGTCTTTGGACATCCATGCTTTCTCGGATTCGGATTGGGCTAGCGATCCTGTTGATCGTAAGTCCACGAGCGATTTTGCGGTGTACCTGGGCGATAATCTGGTTTCTTAG